A window of Nicotiana sylvestris chromosome 8, ASM39365v2, whole genome shotgun sequence genomic DNA:
tgctttgtcCTGGCATGATAAatttggttcttcgctaattgaataacactttgactatcaccaaaaattgtgatactttttgtccaataccaagctcctttagcaatccctGAAGCCAAATTACCTCCTTCACAACCTCtataatagccatgtactctgcctctgttgtagacaaagaaatttttgactgcaaagtagacttccaactaactggtgcctttgcaaaagtaaacagataaccagtagttgatcttcgtttgtctagatcacccgcaaaatctgagtcacaatatccaactacagattgattgccttcctgctcaaaaactaacccaacatctacaatattatgaatataccgtagaatcaacttcacagcttgccaatgctcctttcctggattatgcatatatctgctaataactccaacagcttgtgaaatgtcaggtctcgtacagaccattgcatacatcaagctatcaacaacatttgcgtatggtacccttgacatatactcatgttcagcttcatcttttggcgacatagtagtacttagcttaaaatggggagcaagtggagtactaactggcttagtcttttcatctatgccaaaacattgtagtactcttttcagatattctttctgagataaacagagtttctttgaacgtctatctcttattatctccatgccaagaattttctttgcctcacccagatccttcatctcgaactccttcttcagttgaatcttcaacttatcaatttcttccgaattcttggaagctatcaacatatcatcaacatataggagaagatatataaaggaaccatctttaagcttgcgcaaatacacacaatgatcgtatttgcttctcttgtaccatTGCCGtaacataaacttgtcaaatcgtttgtaccattgtctagaagattgtttcaatccgtataatgatttttcaagtttgcacaccatattttcctttccagcaactttgaatccttctggctgagtcatgtagatttcctcctccaagtttccatgtaaaaatgcagtttttacatccatctgaactagttccaaatccaactgtgctaccaaagccaacataattctaatggaggaatgttttacaactggagaaaacacttcattgtaaacaattccctccttttgagcatttcctttggccaccaatcttgctttgtagtgaacatcttcttggttaggaaatccttctttctttgcaaatacccatttgcacacaattgctttcttttccttcgggagattggccaatctccatgtatgattctgatgaaggaactgtatttcatcattcatggcaatcctccacttattttcttctgaactttggactgcgtctttataagtggtaggaattgaaagtacaagagggggtgaATTGCAAATACTTAAAATTAATTGCTTATAAATTGACTTATAACTTGAGTATTCGACTGAATATGATAATTTAGCAGATATGGTAACGGAAGGTAAAATGCAGAAAataattgcaggaattaaaaacaCCGGGacttttatactggttcggattcaatgtgaatcctaatctagtccccttgggttgcaagggagttctctttcGTAAATGAGTTTCCTTCGAGTACAGATGTGGTGTATATCGCTCAGTTGCTCTAGCACTCGTtttttgatacaatgcctcaccagttGTGTGCTCTCTTTCTATCTCTAACTTGTTACACAACAGATCTTAGTGAACTACAATGCTTGTTTGCAGTAGAATGAAGAGAGTGATTTGGTTTGAGCAAAATATGTCTAAGCTAGCGTTTACAAGGGTGTATAAATACTTTGATGGATGGTAGAGgcttgacaacccaagagatttgatccttagaaagaattgattctttccaagaataaggaaTGAGCCGTTGCTTCTCTTGATTGCTTTCCTTCAGCAGAGGATTGCTTAACTTGATTTCTCCTTGATTGTTGGATCTTCCAAATATGGTCGCTTCCCAGATCTCCTCGTATCCTTTAGTCTTCCGTAATTCTGCCCATGATTCGTGCCTTTGTCCAAGGCTTATTTGATTTTTTCCAGCTCAGCTAATCATTGTTATCGCTCATTGATTCGTTGATTAGATTGCGCCCAGATTTACTAGACCAATCCAGATTTGTTGATCACatgctgattgatttctttccttgtacaTCATGAATCATTCCAGCAGTCTTCTTTACTTCTTGAACTTGATTTCCTACACAtgtatattatttgcatcattaaaacaTAATCTAATAATCtccccttttttgatgatgacaaaataatataataaggtaAAAAAGTAAACACCAGTCGACTTCCCTCTGTTTTACTAGTCGACTTGACTCCCCCTCAATGTATGTACGATTGACTCCCCCTCAATGTATGCAATCGACTTGACCTGTCCATGACTTTCCCCTCAATCTGTGCAGTCAACTTGTACTGACTTGTACCTATACAGTATACAATATATACTAGCTATACACATATAAAATGTGTGCAGTCGACCTATACACATACACAAATAGACGCATAGCCGACTTGTACCTATACACATACACATAACATAGGCAAAATAATATAGGCTTTTTCTCTCCCTTTTTATCATCAGCAAAGAGGGATTAGAAATATAGATAACAGTAAAGCAGAAAAGGTAAAGAGATTATCCAATGGCTGGTGAAACAGCCCACAGTAGCAAAAAAAACAGAATTATCCAAGGGCTTAAACCGCAGCCCACAATACCACCAAAACAAGATGTCAAAAAAAACATAGTTTTGAAAAACATCCACACTAGCGGCGCAGGAAATAGGTAAGGGTGTTGCAAATGGCCTCCTTTAACTGTTCGAAGCTAGTATTTGCAGCGACGCTCAGACCATCCAGCTTGTCGTGAACCTCCTTGAAGGCTTTGACAACATTCTCCCTTACTCTGAGAATAGCAACTCTAATTTTTGACACGTCAGACCCTGTTTCCTTTGAAATAGCATGAATATCACCCACAGTGGACAGAGTGGCGGAAAGAAGATTCTTGATGTCAGAGAGTTTGGAGTCAATAGAGCTAAGCTTCTCACTAAGCTCAGAACTGACAAGAGTAGGAGGAGGAACAGCTGATGAAGGTTTGGTTTCCATAGGGGCCTGCTTTGCTTCACTCTCACTTTTCTTAACCCAGGAGCCCTTGATACTCACATAGCCCATACTAGCAAAAGCTCTAGAATTATAGGACTTGGAGACAGTAATGAAGGGATAGTTGGATAGAAAAATTTGATGGGCTTCCAGAATATGAGTGATTGTCATGCCATAGGGTAAACTAGTGGGATCTTCAGCACTTTCTATCATGAAATTAATGACCCAGAAGGAAAGCTTGAGTTTGAGTTTGGTGATGAGGCAGTAGACAAAGAATGTATCCCTTTGAGAGAAAGTTGAAAAGGAACCAGTACGAGGAAGCATGGTGGTTGCCACAATATGGGCCAGAACCCAATTTTCAAAACTTACATCACTGGGGCCCAATTGGTTTGGAAGAATTTCAGAGGGACACTCAATAATGCACTGTTTGGCTTGGTCAAAAGAGATTTCAAAATCCTCAGGCCACACATTTTTAAAACGAGTAGGGAACCAGAGCAACAACATTGGAAAAGAGAGTCAAACAaggcacaatcaagaacaatgCGCTTACCTAGCACTAGAGATTCTAGCCTATCTGGTTTACTAGAGCGAAGATTTGCATAAAACATTTTGACCAGGGGTTCATATACCTTAGGCGGAGGAATAGAGAGGAATTTTTCCCACCCTTGATAAATAAAGAGTTCTTTAACCATACAGTTGAGGGCTTCCATATCATCAAGATCCACGATCCTTCCATGGGCGATGGGCTTGTCCTTAAGAGTGATGAAAAGACCCCTATTTGGGGTATCCCAGAAATTTAGATCCGACTCGAGTGAGGCAGAAAAATCAACCTTTGATTTCtttggggtggatgaaatgggaGAATCTTCCATGGGTCGTTTGCCTAAGGCCTTTTCTCCTAGAAGTTGGGATTGTTCAGAGAAATCACCCTGAGATGAGGCGAAGCCTTTAGAGTGATTAGACCCTAGGTCTACTTGCTCAGGAGGTGCAGAAGGGGGTTTCGCCTTAGAGCGGGTACTTTTTCTGGTGGAGGCAGAGGGATTCTTGGAGTGTTTCGCCATTGTAGAAGAGGGGATTTGCTCGAGGTTTTGGAGAGAAGATGGAGATGAGAGTGACTGAAAGGGTTTTCTAACTTAAGAAGAGGGTTTTGACGGTTGAGTATAGAAAAGGAAAAGTTGTTAATTGAGAAGACGTGATGATTGGCTTTCCATCTTCGAACTGCGAACTGATGTGAACGAAGtgaaaagagagggaaaaatcGGAGGCATAATAAATGCGTAGGAAAAGGAAAATTATAGCACTTTAAAAGTAATTGAGCACATAAGTTCTAAGAGTTATTAGAAAAGCAAATAATGCCAAGTAATTTTCTCAAAGTACAAAATCTTTCTTCTAACAAAGGCTTAGTAAAAATATCGGCTAATTGAGCAGAGGTGCCAACAAAGGCTATTTCTATAtctcccttaagaacatgatctctaataaaatgatGCTTAATATCTATATGTTTTGCTCTAGAATGATGCACAGGATTTTTTGAAAGACAAATAGCACTAGAATTATCACAAAAAATTTGTATAGGTTTAAACGAACAATTGATGAGACATCCACAGTAGTTGTGCACAACACTGTCCAATAGCAATGTATTCAGCTTTAGTTGTGGACAAGGCAACTGATGCTTGCTTTTTACTGTTCCAGGATATTAATGCCTTTCCTAGTAATTGACAAGTGCCGCTAGTGCTCTTTCTATCTTCTTTATCACCTGCAAGATCAGCATCTGAAAAACCTTCTAATTTAAAAGAGTTAGAGCGAGGATACCACAATCCATGAGATACAGTTACAATGAGATATCGAATGATTCTCTTTATAGCAGTTAAATGTGACTCCTGGGGAGCTGATTGAAACCTGGTACATTTACATACGCTGAACATAATATCTGGTCGACTTGCTGTCAGATATAGCAGTAATCCAATCATTCTCCTGTATTTGGTTTCATCAACTGGCGTGCCCTGTTCATCTTTGTCTAGATTTGTAGCGGGGCTCATAGGAGTGCCAATTGATTTTGCATTGTTCATACCAAATTTTTGAATCAGCTCTTTTGTATATTTGGTCTGACAAATAAAAGTTCCTTCTTCGATTTTTTGGATTTGTAGCCCAAGGAAGAACGTGAGttcacccatcatgctcatttcaaactcgcTTTGtataagatttgaaaattccttgcatataagagggttagcactaccaaatataatatcatcaacaCAAATTTGAATAATGAGATTACCTTCTGATGATCGTTTAATAAACAAAGTAGTGTCTATTTTACCTCTGGTAAAGCCATGATCAATAAGAAAAGTACTCAGCCTATCATACCAGGCACGTGGAGCTTGTTTCAACCCATACAGTGCTTTGGTAAGCTTGTATACATGGTATGGAAATTTTGAATCCTCAAAGCTTCGAGGCTATTTTACAAAACTTCTTCCTCGATAAATTCATTCAAAAGgcacttttaacatccatttgaatatcttttaaagGATGCGTATGCTAGAAGAATCCGTATAGACTCCAAACGAGCTACTGGGGCAAAAGTCTCATCACAGTCGACTCCTTCTTGTTGTGAATAACCCTGAGCAACTAGTCTCGCTTTATTTCTATGACGTTTCCATCCTCGTTCAATTTGTTTCTAAATACCCATTTTGTTCCAATCACAGACACATTATCAGATTTGAGTATTAGTTTCCACACTTGATTCTTGCTGAACTGATCTAATTCCTCCTGCATGGCTTGCACCCAGCTTGAATCCTTCAGTGCTTCCTCTACCTTTTTTGGCTCAATTTGAGAAATCACTGTAATATTTGCTTTCTTTTTTAGGGCAGCCCTGGTTATCATTCCTTCGTTTGGATCCCCTATAATAAATTTCTGAGGATATTCGGGTTCGCTTCTCCATTCATTTGGTCGAATTATATTTGTAGTCGACTTGACTTGTGGGTCTGGAGTATTGCTGCTATTTTCTCCAGTTGACTCGATCACCCCAGATGTGCTAGTCGACTTCTGTGATTTTCCTTTGTCCTGAGCTTCTTGAGTTTGATCTTCGTCACCTGCAGTAGTTCCTTTCTCGACCAAGGGATTATTTTCATCGAATATAACATGTACATATTCTTCTACACATAAAGTACGTTTATTGTAGACTCTAAAAGATCTGCTATTTAACGAGTAACCAAGAAAAATACCTTCGTCACTTCTTgggtcaaactttccaagattATCTTTACCGTTATTGTGAATAAAATATTTGCTTCCAAAGGGATGGAAGTAACTGATATTTGGACGTTTACATTTTCAGAGTTCATAAGGGGTCTTCTTTAGAATTGGCCTTATGAGGCAACGGTTGAGGATGTGACAAGCAGTACTTACGCCTTCTGCCCAAAAATGGTTTGGCAATGAATGTTCTAGTAGCATGGTTCTTGCCATGTCTTGGagagttctgttcttcctttccacaACCCCATTTTGCTGTGGTGAGCGTGGTGCAGAGAAATTGTGAGTGTATCCTTGATCGTTGCAGAAGTCTTCAAAAGCTctgctttcaaattctcctccatggTCACTCTGAATTTTTGAGATCAGATATCccttttctctttcaacctttttgcataaaacttcaaaatttcttaaGGCTTCATCCTTATGAGACAAGAAGATCACCCAGGTGAAACGTGAAAAGTCATCAACAGTAACAAAAGCATACCTCTTACCTCCTATGCTAGCATTTCTAGTAGGCCCAAATAAATCCATATGAAGCAATTGGAAAGGTTTTGAAGTAGATACTATATCTTTATTTTTGAAGGAATTTCTGGTTTGCTTACCCATTTGACATGCATCACAAATATGAGTTCTAGAGAAATTCAGTTTAGGCAAACCAATAACTAAATCATGTTTGGACAGTTTTTCAATCAAATGCATGCTAGCACGGCCAAGTCTTCTATACCATAACCATGGATCATCAGACATAGAGGATAAGCAAATGTGGCCATCTATCTTTTCAAAATCATCAAGTATATAAATATTTCCATACCTTTTTCCAGGAAAGTTTATCTTACCTGATTCGTCTTCAATAGTACACCCTGTTCTCTTAAACTTTACCTCATATCCTGAGTTGCAGAGTTGACTTATGCTCAAGAGATTATAGTTTAGGCCATCAACGAGATATACTTTAGTAATGTCATAGTTGTTATTGAAAGGAATTGTTCCAGTGCCAACTATTTTACCCCTTGAATCGTCTCCGAATTTTACACTTCCTCCATCGATCTTTGTAACTTCCTTGAACAGGTTTTTGTCACCTGTCATATGACTGGAACACGCACTATCTAGAT
This region includes:
- the LOC138875859 gene encoding secreted RxLR effector protein 161-like, producing MGELTFFLGLQIQKIEEGTFICQTKYTKELIQKFGMNNAKSIGTPMSPATNLDKDEQGTPVDETKYRRMIGLLLYLTASRPDIMFSVCKCTRFQSAPQESHLTAIKRIIRYLIVTVSHGLWYPRSNSFKLEGFSDADLAGDKEDRKSTSGTCQLLGKALISWNSKKQASVALSTTKAEYIAIGQCCAQLLWMSHQLFV